TCTCAATTATAAGTTGAAACGTATTGGCAATacactaaaaaagaaaataatattaatcataaaaaaaaattaattaaaattaatcatTCCAAATAACTATTCAAAGTCGTTTCAAAATGAAGCCACATCTATACCTTCTATCATCTAAAGTTACAACCCTCGTTATATTTGTCACACATGCTAAAAACAACTTAAATCTCTTTATTAGTTCGAGTCATGCAAATATCTTGTATATCTACGATCTCATTTTCCATATCTTATCACACATTTTACACAAAGGAATTGTAATAACTAAAATCTTCATTTAGTCATTCAAATCCGTTAAAAACCCGTCAAATAAACCACAAATACTCCCATGCAATAGCTAAACGTTTCATCAAGTCATGCAAATGCTATGTACTAAAAAACCATACATCAAATGAATGGATATTTCGAGAGCAATTGGGCAAAAATCTAAACAAACTCTTCTCTACAAAGCCCACACTCTTAATATAAAGGTATCAATTATGAATAGATGAGGGAGTTTCATACACAAGGAATATATGTGTGTACTAGAGCCTCATCTTTCATATAGCCTTTCTCTTCATGTTTTAATGTTTGCTAATAAAATCCTCCCTCTAAACTTTCTCACTATCTAGTAGGGGAACACAAGTagactttaaaaaaaaaaaaaatgaaattaaaatctaaacttttatttttcgataagatttttttaaaaaatattcttaaataGTTTGGCACCATATTTGCTCTCTGACTGTCATTGCACTAAACCTAACAAACACACTTTGAATGTTTTAATTTGCTTGAGAGTTGatttaatattataatcaaatcAATTTGTATCTCTTTTGCACCATCAAAGATCATCATTCTAACACTACATATCTTCCCTAAAGTGCatataagaaaatatttaatatagtACTAGATTTTCTTTATGTTAATTTATGATCAATTTTGAATTATATGtgaaaaaatgaattaaataaatttatcacaCACGtggttatattaattatttataataaaacataCAAAAATTGTTTGTTATGATTTTGTAATTAGaagatatttattttgttattaagTCAAGACTTAAAAGAGCCGAGATTTGAACCTTTCCAGACTTTGATAGAAGAAAGTAATGTCTTTATTCCTAAGTTATATgctatttataaaaatttcatGCGATATAATTATGTCATTGAGTTTGCTAAGGTGTTTACTTTGTGGATATGTTCAGGTGCATACCcgtttcaaaaataattttgttatatattgagtttttttttcttccaaaatgTGTATTAAAGCATAGGACAAAATAATCGAACTTTTAACTTTCAAATTGATAGTACAAACACAATACTCAATGTTATCATGCTATTGAGTTTTACCTAAATAAAAGTtgtgataaaataaaataaccctAATTAAACACATATACTTTCATTATTTGTGtgataataatttttctatttttaatctaaaattttgggTGGAGAGATTTGAACATGAAAACTCATGTTCTTCGATgcatatatatagatattatgACTTATAACCTAATTTATTATCTCCAAATaattttccttattttattaTTCACTTTCAAAAGCATTGTTAAATAggaataataatttaaaaaagaagttTCCAACCCTACAACGTAAGAAAAATCCTAGAGATATTCCAGTAAACCTATTAACTCAAAAAAAAACCtaacaaaatttatgaaaagGAAAAGACCTGAATCTTTTATCATATGCACATAAAAGTTGTCATAGATCACTCCTTTATAGTTTTTAAAAGCTGAAAAAGAACACATTTTTTATAACACTCTAAAACAAATTAACTTGATTATAAACTCACAACTTGTATTTAAATGGAACACATGCCTGTTTTCCACTATAAAAAGTGCTGTAAAATAATACtaaaatttattggaagaagcCCTGACCCTAAATTGAACACAACAAACAAAGCCAAAGCAAAAATGGGCTATAAATACATGTGCAAATGAAATGGAAGGGAAACATATAGTAGTTCTAAAAAATAGTAGATTATTGGTAAGAATTAAGCATATAGAATAATGGGGTACATTTGGTGGAATTTTGTGGCAATTTTAGCAATGGTTTTGCCAGTGAAATCTCAGCTGAGTGTTGGATTTTATTCAAAGTCTTGTCCTAAAGTTGAGTCCATTGTTAGGTCAACTGTTGAGTCTTATTTCAAGGCTGATCCTACCATTGCTGCTGGCTTGCTCAGGCTGCACTTCCATGATTGTTTTGTTcaggtttcttttttctttttgccttATTTTTAAAAGTGGAAATCATATAAAAGGTCTAACTAAACTATTATTTATATTCTATTTAAcaatttttatttaacttttctattttctaatctttttctttttatgacaAATCAAATAGAGTATATTTTTTCTTGTCAAAGTGAACTTAATTCAAAGGCAGTTGATATGTGACTTTCTTTCTACAATGCTCCAATCTTCATCCCAACAATGGTTGGTTGTACTTAAAAAAGGGCTTTTGTCATTTTACCATTAACTATGATGTGTGGTTAGGGTTTTCATTGGAAGTGTTATCATtaggttctttttttttctttgacaaAATGAAGATGGCCATTTTAGTAGCTTctgaaatcaaattaaacattTTAGTACATCCAACCATCCACCTCCAAACTAATATTTACCGTTGAGCTATACTTATTTAGTGATAAAGAACAAGTCTGATAAACATTTAATCAATTAAGTTGCTGATTTTGATTGAACGTTAACAGGGATGCGATGGCTCAGTATTGATAATGGATGAAAATGCTGAAATAAATGCAGGGCCAAACATGGGTTTAAGAGGATTTGAAGTCGTAGATGATGCAAAAGCCAAACTCGAAAATTTGTGTCCTGGTGTTGTTTCTTGTGCAGATATTCTTGCTTTGGCTACTCGTGATGCCGTATACTTGGTAACTCTTCAATTTTATTCCTTTATTATAACCtctttaattatataaattccAAGGTCTACTtctttaatttgaattgttattttgtgatatgtatttGCCTtattaaaatgttgaatttaaaacatattttaGAGTGATGGTCCAAGTTGGTCCGTGCCCACTGGAAGAAGGGACGGAAAAGTTTCGATCAGTTTTGAAGCAGAAGACCTGCCTTCTCCATTCGAGCCCATCGATAACCACATACAAAAGTTTGCAGAGAAAGGCCTCGATGAAGAAGATCTTGTGACCTTAGTTGGTTTGTGCTCTTGTCTCTCTCCTTCTGGAAAATAATCAAAACATAATGTTTACCGctttatgaaaaatatttggaTGCATCTTGGACCACCCAAATCTCTAATCACAAGTTTATTTCATGACAAACtatctttttttaaagatactttaatataattttttccTTTATGGTGGAAGGGATAAACATGGTGCAACTAGGTATTCGTACTCATACAGTCATACATCAATTCTGACTTAATGTTTAGGTTTGAACAATAAATTAACACGGTATTAGAAGGTAGAATAATTGTTAAAAGTGAACATAAACTTCGCAGTATCATACCTTTATTTTCCTTaaacaaaaaagttaaaaatctATGACCTTAAGAGAAAGAGCTCAGTATATATATTAGATTAATTGAACTTAAACACACTAGCATGTAGAAGtgaaattattattttactaAACATACCCATGACATGGGACTTAAACATATCATTTAAAAAGACATTAACTTTAAGATAATTCCAATCGATAATACTTTTAGGACTGATTTATTATGTATAACAAAAGTATTAATGAACTGCAAATATAGCAAGATATATATTTGTGATGAACTCCTATTTATTAGCAAGATATATATTTGTGATGAACTCCTATTATTAACGATATAGTCTATCACTATACATTCTGAAAGTTTGATCTGATTGAATCCCTCTAATCAGGCAAGATGCATTTCTAAGTGCCGAAGTACCAACATCACATGGCTACCCATTCAAACATACAACATTACTTCAATAATTTAGTTATATACATcgttaagtttttttttttgttaactgATTATAATAACTAATCCATAACATATACTTTCTACCAAAAAGTTAGAGCAGCCAACaatcatataaatatatatttaaattgttGGATTCAGTGGTAGTTTAACACGATCCGTTGATGGCAGGTGCTCATACGGTCGGGCGAACGGATTGCCAACTATTCAGTTACCGTCTACAAAACTTCACAAGCACAGGGAATCCAGACCCAACCATAAGCCCATCGTTCTTGACTGAACTGAGAACTCTTTGTCCTTTAGATGGAGATCCATTCAGAGGAGTGGCCATGGACAAAGATAGCCAGTTGAAATTTGACAACAGCTTTTACAAGAACTTGATGAACGGAAATGGGGTTTTGGAGTCAGACCAAAGACTTTGGAGCCATCCTTCAACCAGAGATATTGTGAAGAGATATGGTGGAAACTTAAGGGGATTGTTGGGCCTCAGATTTAGCTTTGAGTTCAAGAAAGCTATGGTTAAGTTGAGTAGCATTGGTGTTAAGACTGGCACACAAGGGGAGATTAGAAAAGTTTGTTATCAGTTCAATAAGTAGTAGAAGTTATATGATCATATATGATGGGAATATGCAATTAGTTAATGAATATGAATAAGAAGATATAAATAATATTGTGGTTTGAAGTTGGTTAGTTGTGCgtaattttgattttttctacACCAAGTTGAACTTATATTATGTAGTTTTCTGTTGATGAGCAAGGATAGATGTGTGTGGCTAATTAAATAGTACTCAACTCATAGTAAATTTAGTGATATCAACATTTTTGGACTTTCAACATTAAAACCCAATTAGATAGGTCAAATTACAAGAATGTGTATTTCttaaatttaccatttttttagaaaaattgcaccaaatacaataaattagaaaataaatataatttctaTAGCACAAGGGAACAATATTAGTTAAAAATGGCAATTTTTGATCGATTAGATGGAATTTTTTTCAAATGTCAATTTTTCCTTTCAGTTTCCTTCCTCTCATGTTATCAGTAATGCCTTTTACCACTTACAATCACCGATATCATGCTATCATTGATGACTTCTACTACTAACATCACTCATATTATGTTATTAGTGATgacttctatcaatgatatcatgcctaaaatatcaatatatttttcataaatttatcACTGACAATTTGAACATTTTGAATTTCTAAATGATATAAATGTTGATAGCATAACCTGAAatcattaatttatttcaacaaaagttgcaactatATGTCAATTTTATTTATACTATTAGCGATAGAAACTATCATATGGATAATATGTTATTAGTGATTCAAAGCTATTACTGACAACATGCTAATTTGGTCTCTTCTCTTTATCCTTTTATGCTAAAGACAAACAACCACAATATCACTTTATAATAGCATTATTTTGATATCATTGATATATATTCGCGAGTCTCAAGCATTCGAGCATGAGTCTGAGTCGATACTCTTTCGCGAGTCGCGTGTGAGCCGCCCATCCATTCCCATCCAAGCTAATTTCATCTTTCAGTCGAGCCGCATGCGTCTGCATTTTTCCTTACTGAGCCACGTGCGCCAATCTTTAGCCACCAGAGTCGATTCCCTTTAGTCGAGTCGTCAACCAagttttggtcatttttccacctattttggtaagttttggtaagttttaatGGGATTTGGATAATACTAATGAGATGTTAATTTTGAACTCTAAATAATTTAATCTTAGATTTAAGTTAGGGTATTTTTTCATGAAGGTTTGGCTGTTTGGCTAGATTACATTGGAAGTTTTGTACCGTAGAAGTTTTCCAGATCAAGGATAATTTAGaatcaacctcaactttgggtaagttgagtTAATTGAATTTTTAGGCTTTTAACCAGCTGAGgaatttattaatttagttTCACATATGTTTAGAACTTGTCTATTTGGAAATCTCTAACTGTTGCTGTTAGGCATAATTATCTGCTTGCTAATCTCGAGGttagagattctcctactagacctttgTACTGAAGTTAAGAGTTCGCATGTAATTTCTCTagtatgcattgatgtagctaagatggtCAAATCTTAGGATGAACACAATTTCATTTAGATTGGATCATTTCGTTTTCACAAATTCCTGGGAGCGAAGTTGTA
The sequence above is drawn from the Cucumis melo cultivar AY chromosome 2, USDA_Cmelo_AY_1.0, whole genome shotgun sequence genome and encodes:
- the LOC103487451 gene encoding peroxidase 25-like, encoding MGYIWWNFVAILAMVLPVKSQLSVGFYSKSCPKVESIVRSTVESYFKADPTIAAGLLRLHFHDCFVQGCDGSVLIMDENAEINAGPNMGLRGFEVVDDAKAKLENLCPGVVSCADILALATRDAVYLSDGPSWSVPTGRRDGKVSISFEAEDLPSPFEPIDNHIQKFAEKGLDEEDLVTLVGAHTVGRTDCQLFSYRLQNFTSTGNPDPTISPSFLTELRTLCPLDGDPFRGVAMDKDSQLKFDNSFYKNLMNGNGVLESDQRLWSHPSTRDIVKRYGGNLRGLLGLRFSFEFKKAMVKLSSIGVKTGTQGEIRKVCYQFNK